The Deltaproteobacteria bacterium IMCC39524 DNA segment CAGCTGAGATATCACTACCTTGACGAAGGTCAGGGTGACCCCGTGGTCATGGTTCATGGTAACCCGAGCTGGTCTTTCTACTATCGCAACCTGGCAAAGACGCTGCGCGATCGTTATCGTGTTATCGTCCCTGATCATATCGGTTGCGGTCTCTCAGACAAGCCCGGTGACGAGGATTACTCCTATACCCTCAAGCAGCGGGTCGATGATCTCGAGGCTTTGCTTGAGCACCTCGAGGTGCGCGAGCGCATCACCCTGGTCGTGCATGACTGGGGGGGCATGATCGGCATGGCTTACGCCTCCCGGCACCCGGAGCGGATCGCGCGTCTGGTGATTCTCAATACGGGAGCCTTCCACCTTCCTGAAGGCAAGACGTTTCCGCTGGCTCTGAAGATCTGTCGTGATACGGCGATCGGTGCCTTTCTGGTGCAAAAGCTGAACATGTTTGCACTGATGGCGGCCCGGGTTGGCTGCAAGCGCAACCCGATGTCGCAGGCCTTGCGCGGAGCTTATTGTGCTCCCTACGACACGGTTGCCGATCGCATAGCTACCTTGCGCTTCGTCCAGGATATCCCGTTGAACCCGGAAGACCCAGGTTA contains these protein-coding regions:
- a CDS encoding alpha/beta fold hydrolase, with amino-acid sequence MSDLYPFENNFLELNQLRYHYLDEGQGDPVVMVHGNPSWSFYYRNLAKTLRDRYRVIVPDHIGCGLSDKPGDEDYSYTLKQRVDDLEALLEHLEVRERITLVVHDWGGMIGMAYASRHPERIARLVILNTGAFHLPEGKTFPLALKICRDTAIGAFLVQKLNMFALMAARVGCKRNPMSQALRGAYCAPYDTVADRIATLRFVQDIPLNPEDPGYDLVTEVEEGLDRFAGLPMTICWGMKDFVFDKHFLKEWQRRFPNAEVHAFDDCGHYILEDASDEVIPIIEQFLAANPLDPPATAAPDERA